Proteins encoded in a region of the Streptomyces sp. NBC_00258 genome:
- a CDS encoding alpha-amylase, whose translation MAKRALSGALALAAAAFVVPASTAGSAYASPPGTKDVTAVLFEWNFASVAKECTNRLGPAGYGYVQVSPPAEHIQGSQWWTSYQPVSYKIAGRLGDRTAFQNMVGTCHAAGVKVVADTVINHMSAGSGTGTGGSSYTKYDYPGLYSSPDFDNCTSQISNYQDRGNVQNCELVGLADLDTGEEYVRGAIAKYMNDLLSLGVDGFRIDAAKHIPAADLANIKGRLSNSSVYWKQEAIHGAGEAVQPTEYTGTGDVQEFRYAFDLKRVFNNENLAYLKNYGEGWGYMSSGVSGVFVDNHDTERNGSTLSYKDNANYTLANVFMLAYPYGAPDINSGYEFSSTDAGPPNGGTVNACWQDGWKCQHAWPEIQSMVAFRNTTRGESVTNWWDNGGDAIAFGRGSKGFVAINHESSSLTRTYQTSLAAGTYCNVQGNTTVTVNSSGQLTATLGSNAALAVYAGKSSC comes from the coding sequence ATGGCCAAGAGAGCTCTGTCCGGCGCGCTCGCCCTCGCCGCGGCCGCGTTCGTCGTCCCCGCGAGCACCGCGGGCAGCGCGTACGCCTCCCCGCCCGGCACCAAGGACGTCACCGCCGTCCTCTTCGAGTGGAACTTCGCCTCGGTCGCCAAGGAGTGCACCAACCGTCTGGGCCCCGCCGGTTACGGATACGTCCAGGTCTCGCCGCCCGCCGAGCACATACAGGGCTCGCAGTGGTGGACCTCGTACCAGCCCGTCAGTTACAAGATCGCGGGACGGCTCGGCGACCGCACGGCCTTCCAGAACATGGTCGGCACCTGCCACGCGGCCGGTGTGAAGGTCGTCGCCGACACGGTCATCAACCACATGTCGGCGGGCAGCGGCACCGGTACGGGCGGCTCGTCCTACACGAAGTACGACTACCCGGGCCTGTACTCCTCGCCCGACTTCGACAACTGCACCTCGCAGATCAGCAACTACCAGGACCGCGGCAACGTCCAGAACTGCGAACTCGTCGGGCTCGCCGACCTGGACACCGGCGAGGAGTACGTCCGCGGGGCCATCGCGAAGTACATGAACGACCTGCTCTCGCTGGGCGTCGACGGCTTCCGCATCGACGCGGCCAAGCACATCCCGGCCGCCGACCTCGCCAACATCAAGGGCAGGCTGAGCAACTCGTCCGTGTACTGGAAGCAGGAGGCCATCCACGGCGCAGGCGAGGCCGTCCAGCCGACCGAGTACACCGGCACGGGCGACGTCCAGGAGTTCCGGTACGCGTTCGACCTCAAGCGGGTCTTCAACAACGAGAACCTCGCCTACCTGAAGAACTACGGCGAGGGCTGGGGCTACATGAGCAGCGGCGTCTCGGGCGTCTTCGTCGACAACCACGACACCGAGCGCAACGGCTCCACGCTCAGCTACAAGGACAACGCCAACTACACCCTGGCGAACGTCTTCATGCTGGCGTACCCGTACGGCGCGCCCGACATCAACTCCGGCTACGAGTTCTCCTCCACGGACGCGGGACCGCCCAACGGGGGTACGGTCAACGCCTGTTGGCAGGACGGCTGGAAGTGCCAGCACGCCTGGCCGGAGATCCAGTCGATGGTCGCCTTCCGCAACACCACCCGGGGCGAGTCGGTCACCAACTGGTGGGACAACGGAGGCGACGCCATCGCCTTCGGCCGGGGCAGCAAGGGTTTCGTGGCCATCAACCACGAGTCCTCCTCACTGACCCGCACCTACCAGACCTCGCTCGCGGCGGGCACGTACTGCAACGTCCAGGGCAACACGACGGTGACGGTGAACAGTTCGGGCCAGCTCACCGCGACCCTCGGCTCCAATGCCGCACTGGCCGTGTACGCGGGGAAGTCGAGCTGCTGA
- a CDS encoding AraC family transcriptional regulator → MQENRHEIRHETRRAPIAPTRTQWLAPGAAIDAHRHDDHQIVYAGRGVLAVTTDAGSWIAPATRAIWVPAGTVHAHRAHGELELHLVGLPASDNPLDLHRPTVLAVAPLLRELILAYTRTPHDDSPERARLRAVLLDQLRASPQQPLHLPTPDTEQLRALCALLHADPADNRTLAELGRQVGASDRTLSRLFKSDLGMSFPQWRTQLRLHHALVLLAENTPVTTVAHRCGWSSASAFIDVFRRTFGHTPGKPGMENARWGNTRQD, encoded by the coding sequence ATGCAGGAAAACCGCCATGAGATCCGCCATGAGACCCGTCGGGCGCCGATCGCGCCGACCCGCACCCAGTGGCTGGCACCGGGCGCGGCCATCGACGCCCACCGCCACGACGACCACCAGATCGTCTACGCGGGACGCGGAGTGCTGGCCGTCACCACCGACGCCGGCTCGTGGATCGCGCCGGCCACCCGCGCCATCTGGGTACCGGCCGGCACCGTGCACGCCCACCGGGCCCACGGCGAACTCGAACTGCACCTGGTCGGACTGCCCGCGAGCGACAACCCGCTCGACCTGCACCGGCCGACGGTGCTGGCCGTCGCCCCGCTGCTGCGCGAGCTGATCCTCGCCTACACCCGCACCCCGCACGACGACAGCCCCGAACGCGCACGCCTGCGGGCCGTCCTGCTCGACCAGTTGCGCGCCTCGCCCCAGCAGCCCCTGCATCTGCCCACCCCGGACACCGAGCAGCTCAGGGCGCTGTGCGCGCTCCTGCACGCGGACCCCGCCGACAACCGCACGCTCGCCGAACTGGGCCGCCAGGTAGGCGCGAGCGACCGCACGCTCTCCCGGCTCTTCAAGTCCGACCTCGGCATGTCCTTCCCGCAGTGGCGCACTCAACTGCGCCTGCACCACGCCCTGGTCCTGCTCGCCGAGAACACTCCCGTGACCACGGTGGCCCACCGCTGCGGCTGGTCCTCGGCCAGCGCGTTCATCGACGTCTTCCGCCGGACGTTCGGCCACACGCCGGGCAAACCGGGCATGGAGAACGCGCGTTGGGGCAACACGCGCCAAGATTGA
- a CDS encoding sugar ABC transporter permease: MSTTTVTSPAPADRDPADTAPAGKGPRRGERSLAGSLTSHGILVVASLIALFPIAWLVYLSLGPDKDDYLHPGGILGKMTFDNYSFVLQHTPFFDWMWSTLLVSLGTTVIGVLVAATTGYAVSRMRFPGYKKFMWVLLVTQMFPVAVLMVPMYEILSELQLIDNYLGLILVYCSTAVPYCAWLLKGYFDTIPFEIDEAGRVDGLSPFGTFFRLILPLAKPGLAVAAFYSFITAFGEVAFASTFMLSDTKYTFAVGLQSFVSEHDAQRNLMAATAVLVAIPVSAFFYLVQKNLVTGLTAGGTKG; the protein is encoded by the coding sequence ATGAGCACCACCACAGTCACGTCCCCCGCCCCGGCGGACCGGGACCCCGCGGACACCGCCCCGGCGGGCAAGGGGCCGCGGCGCGGCGAGCGCAGCCTCGCCGGCTCCCTGACCTCGCACGGCATCCTCGTCGTCGCGAGCCTGATCGCGCTCTTCCCGATCGCCTGGCTCGTCTACCTGTCCCTCGGCCCGGACAAGGACGACTACCTGCACCCCGGGGGCATCCTCGGCAAGATGACGTTCGACAACTACTCGTTCGTGCTGCAGCACACGCCGTTCTTCGACTGGATGTGGAGCACGCTCCTCGTGTCGCTCGGCACGACCGTCATCGGCGTCCTGGTCGCGGCCACGACGGGTTACGCGGTCTCCCGCATGCGCTTCCCCGGCTACAAGAAGTTCATGTGGGTCCTGCTCGTCACCCAGATGTTCCCGGTCGCCGTGCTGATGGTCCCGATGTACGAGATCCTTTCGGAACTCCAGCTCATCGACAACTACTTGGGCCTGATCCTCGTCTACTGCTCGACCGCCGTGCCGTACTGCGCCTGGCTGCTCAAGGGGTACTTCGACACCATCCCCTTCGAGATCGACGAGGCCGGGCGCGTCGACGGGCTCTCGCCCTTCGGCACGTTCTTCCGGCTGATCCTGCCGCTCGCCAAGCCGGGGCTGGCCGTGGCCGCCTTCTACAGCTTCATCACCGCGTTCGGCGAGGTCGCCTTCGCCTCGACGTTCATGCTGTCCGACACGAAGTACACCTTCGCCGTCGGCCTGCAGAGCTTCGTCAGCGAGCACGACGCGCAGCGCAACCTCATGGCCGCCACCGCGGTGTTGGTGGCGATTCCGGTCTCCGCGTTCTTCTACCTTGTGCAGAAGAACCTGGTGACCGGGCTTACCGCGGGCGGTACGAAGGGTTAG
- a CDS encoding glycoside hydrolase family 13 protein — MSQHSADPAPASALVTVADRRDWWRDAVIYQVYPRSFADSNGDGMGDLEGVRSRLPYLRDLGVDAVWLSPFYASPQADAGYDVADYRAVDPMFGNLLDADALIRDAHDLALRIIVDLVPNHSSDQHEWFKRALAEGPGSPLRERYHFRAGKGANGELPPNDWESIFGGPAWTRVTEPDGTPGEWYLHLFAPEQPDFNWDHPAVGDEFRSILRFWLDMGVDGFRIDVAHGLVKADGLPDLGSHDQVKLLGNDVMPFFDQDGVHEVYRAWRIVLDEYAGDRIFVAEAWTPTIERTANYVRPDELHQAFNFQYLSTHWDAGELRSCVDRTLDAMRPVGAPATWVLSNHDVTRHATRFANPPGLGTQIRTAGDRDLGLRRARAATLLMLALPGSAYLYQGEELGLPDVVDLPDEVRQDPAYFRGAGQDGFRDGCRVPIPWTRDGSSYGFGSGGSWLPQPSGWGELSVEAQSGVAGSTLELYRSALAVRSEQADLGAGDRVEWLKAPEGVLAFRRGAFVCTTNTGGEAATVPAHGRVLLASGEVTVTDDGEAKLPTDTTVWWIAD; from the coding sequence ATGAGCCAGCACTCCGCCGACCCGGCCCCGGCCTCCGCTCTCGTCACTGTCGCCGACCGTCGCGACTGGTGGCGCGACGCGGTGATCTACCAGGTCTATCCGCGCAGCTTCGCCGACAGCAACGGCGACGGCATGGGCGACCTGGAGGGCGTACGTTCCCGACTCCCGTATCTGCGCGACCTCGGCGTGGACGCCGTGTGGCTCAGCCCCTTCTACGCCTCGCCGCAGGCCGACGCCGGCTACGACGTGGCGGACTACCGGGCCGTGGATCCCATGTTCGGCAACCTGCTCGACGCCGACGCGCTGATCCGCGACGCCCACGACCTCGCCCTGCGGATCATCGTGGACCTCGTGCCCAACCACTCCTCGGACCAGCACGAGTGGTTCAAGCGGGCCCTCGCTGAGGGGCCGGGTTCGCCGCTGCGGGAGCGCTATCACTTCCGTGCGGGCAAGGGCGCGAACGGTGAACTGCCGCCCAACGACTGGGAGTCCATCTTCGGCGGCCCCGCCTGGACGCGGGTGACCGAGCCGGACGGTACTCCGGGCGAGTGGTATCTCCACCTCTTCGCGCCCGAGCAGCCCGACTTCAACTGGGACCACCCGGCCGTCGGCGACGAGTTCCGCTCGATCCTGCGGTTCTGGCTCGACATGGGCGTCGACGGCTTCCGGATCGACGTGGCACACGGGCTGGTCAAGGCGGACGGTCTGCCGGACCTCGGATCCCACGACCAGGTGAAGCTGCTGGGCAACGATGTCATGCCGTTCTTCGACCAGGACGGCGTCCACGAGGTCTACCGGGCCTGGCGGATCGTCCTCGACGAATACGCCGGTGACCGCATCTTCGTGGCCGAGGCGTGGACGCCGACCATCGAGCGCACCGCCAACTACGTGCGCCCCGACGAACTGCACCAGGCCTTCAACTTCCAGTACCTGAGCACCCATTGGGACGCCGGGGAACTGCGCTCCTGCGTCGACCGCACCCTCGACGCGATGCGGCCCGTGGGCGCGCCCGCCACCTGGGTGCTGTCCAACCACGACGTGACCCGGCACGCGACGCGGTTCGCCAACCCGCCCGGGCTCGGCACCCAGATCCGTACCGCCGGAGACCGCGACCTGGGTCTGCGCCGGGCGCGGGCGGCCACGCTGCTGATGCTCGCGCTGCCCGGGTCCGCGTACCTGTACCAGGGCGAGGAACTGGGCCTGCCGGACGTCGTCGACCTGCCTGACGAGGTGCGCCAGGACCCGGCGTACTTCCGGGGCGCGGGCCAGGACGGGTTCCGCGACGGCTGCCGGGTGCCGATCCCGTGGACCCGGGACGGCTCGTCGTACGGGTTCGGCAGTGGCGGCAGTTGGCTGCCCCAGCCGTCCGGCTGGGGCGAGTTGAGCGTCGAGGCGCAGAGCGGGGTCGCGGGCTCGACCCTTGAGCTGTACCGGTCCGCGCTCGCCGTGCGGAGCGAGCAGGCCGACCTCGGCGCGGGCGACCGTGTCGAGTGGCTGAAGGCGCCCGAGGGCGTACTCGCCTTCCGCCGCGGGGCGTTCGTCTGCACGACCAACACCGGCGGCGAGGCGGCGACCGTCCCGGCGCACGGGCGGGTGCTGCTCGCGAGCGGCGAGGTGACAGTGACGGACGACGGCGAGGCGAAGCTGCCGACCGACACCACAGTGTGGTGGATCGCTGACTGA
- a CDS encoding carbohydrate ABC transporter permease, which translates to MTVVIDRATGKRRGERAPRPGPLQRMKHSYQRYWYAYAMIAPVVVVLGVLVLYPLARGIYLTFTDATSLNSARTIGVNHIDATYKFIGLDNYADILWGPTAYDRFWSHFIWTIVWTALCVLLHYVIGLGLALLLNQKLRGRTFYRLILVLPWAVPTFVTVFGWRFMLADGGVINSMLDAVHLPTPLWLEDTFWQRFAAIMVNTWCGVPFMMVSLLGGLQSIDGVLYEAAEMDGANAWQRFRHVTLPGLRSVSSTVVLLGIIWTFNQFAIIFLLFGDTAPDAQILVTWAYQLGFGQQPRDYAQSAAYGVLLLSILIVFTSVYRRWLARNEQQLAI; encoded by the coding sequence ATGACAGTCGTCATCGACCGCGCGACCGGCAAGCGCCGCGGTGAGCGGGCTCCGCGCCCCGGCCCGCTCCAGCGCATGAAGCACTCGTACCAGCGGTACTGGTACGCGTACGCGATGATCGCCCCGGTCGTCGTCGTGCTCGGTGTGCTGGTGCTCTATCCGCTGGCGCGGGGCATCTACCTGACGTTCACCGACGCCACGAGCCTCAACTCGGCCCGCACGATCGGCGTCAACCACATCGACGCCACCTACAAGTTCATCGGCCTGGACAACTACGCCGACATCCTGTGGGGCCCCACCGCGTACGACCGCTTCTGGTCGCACTTCATCTGGACGATCGTGTGGACGGCCCTGTGCGTGCTGCTCCACTACGTCATCGGCCTCGGCCTCGCGCTGCTGCTCAACCAGAAGCTGCGCGGCCGGACCTTCTACCGGCTCATCCTGGTCCTGCCGTGGGCCGTGCCGACCTTCGTCACCGTCTTCGGCTGGCGCTTCATGCTCGCCGACGGCGGCGTCATCAACTCCATGCTGGACGCGGTGCATCTGCCCACACCGCTGTGGCTGGAGGACACCTTCTGGCAGCGGTTCGCCGCGATCATGGTCAACACCTGGTGCGGTGTGCCGTTCATGATGGTCTCGCTGCTCGGCGGCCTGCAGTCCATCGACGGCGTCCTGTACGAGGCCGCCGAGATGGACGGGGCCAACGCTTGGCAGCGCTTCAGGCACGTGACCCTGCCGGGGCTTCGGTCGGTCAGCTCCACCGTCGTACTGCTGGGCATCATCTGGACGTTCAACCAGTTCGCCATCATCTTCCTGCTCTTCGGCGACACCGCGCCGGACGCGCAGATCCTCGTGACCTGGGCCTACCAACTGGGCTTCGGCCAGCAGCCGCGCGACTACGCGCAGTCCGCCGCGTACGGCGTGCTGCTGCTCTCCATCCTGATCGTCTTCACCTCCGTCTACCGCCGCTGGCTGGCCCGCAATGAGCAGCAGCTCGCGATCTGA
- a CDS encoding MFS transporter: MDVYQGAVASLVPFFVAERAYTYAAASGIVLAASLLSSVAQPVFGALTDRRPMPWLLPLSTALGGLGIALSGLAGSYALTLLCVAVSGIGVAAYHPESARAARIVSAGSHRAMGWFALGGNLGFAAAPLLVTAVVAVGGLGLTPLLVVPALAGSVLCLPVLRALSDRARTGPDATAATGTEAGIAVGIGAGTDDGPSDDRRSFVRLSLAVVCRSITFVGLSTFIAFYARERTGGGTTAGTAALFVLYLSGAVGSVLGGVLADRWGRVTVVRGAYLVTVAAVAGVVFVPGPAIYVFVALTSIGLYVPFSLQVTLGQDYLPTRVGTASGITLGLTVSVGGLASPLIGTLADATSLRTALAPLVLMPALSWLLARTLPEPVTAVSSSTSPRTRPVRHWSRGSR; encoded by the coding sequence GTGGACGTCTACCAGGGCGCCGTGGCGTCCCTCGTCCCGTTCTTCGTCGCCGAACGCGCCTACACGTACGCGGCGGCCTCGGGCATCGTGCTCGCCGCGTCCCTGCTGTCGTCGGTGGCGCAGCCGGTGTTCGGGGCGCTCACCGACCGCCGCCCGATGCCCTGGCTGCTGCCGCTGAGCACGGCCCTCGGCGGTCTTGGCATCGCCCTGAGCGGTCTCGCCGGTTCGTACGCGCTGACGCTCCTGTGTGTGGCGGTGTCCGGGATCGGGGTGGCCGCCTACCATCCCGAGTCGGCCCGGGCCGCCCGGATCGTGAGCGCGGGGAGCCACCGGGCGATGGGCTGGTTCGCCCTCGGCGGCAACCTCGGCTTCGCCGCAGCACCGCTGCTGGTCACCGCGGTCGTCGCCGTCGGCGGACTGGGTCTGACACCGCTGCTCGTGGTCCCGGCCCTCGCCGGAAGTGTGCTGTGCCTGCCGGTGCTGCGCGCCCTGAGCGACAGGGCGCGCACCGGCCCCGACGCCACAGCCGCGACCGGAACCGAGGCCGGAATCGCGGTTGGAATCGGCGCCGGCACCGACGACGGGCCCTCGGACGACAGACGCTCGTTCGTGAGGCTGTCACTTGCGGTGGTCTGCCGTTCCATCACCTTCGTCGGGCTGAGCACGTTCATCGCGTTCTACGCCCGGGAACGCACGGGCGGCGGCACTACGGCGGGCACGGCCGCGCTGTTCGTCCTCTATCTCAGTGGTGCGGTGGGCAGTGTGCTGGGCGGAGTCCTGGCCGACCGCTGGGGCCGGGTCACCGTGGTGCGCGGCGCGTACCTGGTCACGGTGGCCGCCGTGGCCGGGGTCGTGTTCGTCCCCGGCCCGGCGATCTACGTGTTCGTGGCGCTGACCTCGATCGGTCTGTACGTGCCGTTCTCGCTCCAGGTGACCCTGGGCCAGGACTATCTGCCCACTCGCGTCGGCACGGCGAGCGGGATCACTCTCGGGCTGACGGTGAGCGTCGGCGGACTTGCGAGCCCGCTGATCGGCACGCTGGCCGACGCGACCTCCCTGCGTACGGCCCTGGCCCCGCTGGTCCTGATGCCCGCCCTGAGCTGGCTGCTGGCGCGCACCCTGCCCGAGCCCGTCACGGCTGTCAGCAGCTCGACTTCCCCGCGTACACGGCCAGTGCGGCATTGGAGCCGAGGGTCGCGGTGA